A section of the Cinclus cinclus chromosome 27, bCinCin1.1, whole genome shotgun sequence genome encodes:
- the CSDE1 gene encoding cold shock domain-containing protein E1 isoform X2, with product MSFDPNLLHNNGHNGYPNGTSAALRETGVIEKLLTSYGFIQCSERQARLFFHCSQYNGNLQELKVGDDVEFEVSSDRRTGKPIAIKLVKIKPEILPEERINGQEVFYLTYTPEDVEGNVQLETGDKINFIIDTNKHTGAVSARNIMLLKKKQARCQGVVCAMKEAFGFIERGDVVKEIFFHYSEFKGDLETLQPGDDVEFTIKDRNGKEVATDVRLLPQGTVIFEDISIEHFEGTVTKVIPKVPSKNQSDPLPGRIKVDFVIPKELPFGDKDTKSKVTLLESDHVRFNISTDRRDKLERATNIEVLPNTFQFTNETREMGVIAAMRDGFGFIKCVDRDARMFFHFSEIMDGNQLHISDEVEFTVVPDMLSAQRNHAIRIKKLPKGTVSFHTQSEHRFVGTIDKEATPAKATSPNKGKEKEAEDGIIVYDDCGVKLTIPYQAKDVEGSTNPQIGDKVEFCVCEVKRTGLQTAVSVRMLGRNYSSKRLLGYVAALKDNFGFIETANHDKEIFFHYSEYCGDIDSLELGDTVEYSLSKGKGNKVSAEKVNKTHAVNGITEEADPTVYSGKVIRPLRSVDPTQTEYQGMIEVMEDGEMKGEVYPFGIVGMANKGDCLQKGETVKFQLCVLGQNGQTMAVNITPFRRATVECVKDQFGFINYEVGDSKKLFFHVKEVQDGVELQAGDEVEFSVILNQRTGKCSACNVWRVCEGAKAVAAPRPDRLVNRLKSINLDDANAPRLTVLRQPRGPDNSKGFGAERKIRQAGVID from the exons ATGAGCTTTGATCCAAACCTGCTCCACAACAATGGACACAACGGGTACCCCAACGGTACTTCGGCAGCGCTGCGCGAGACCGGCGTCATCGAGAAGCTGCTGACCTCGTACGGCTTCATCCAGTGCTCGGAGCGGCAGGCCCGGCTCTTCTTCCACTGCTCCCAGTACAATGGCAACCTGCAGGAGCTCAAAGTAGGAG ATGATGTGGAGTTTGAAGTGTCTTCTGATCGCCGAACTGGAAAACCCATTGCTATTAAATTGGTGAAGATAAAGCCAGAAATATTACCTGAAGAACGAATAAATGGACAA GAAGTATTTTACCTGACTTACACCCCAGAGGATGTTGAAGGAAATGTACAGCTGGAAACAGGAGATAAAATAAACTTTATAATTGATACAAATAAACA TACTGGTGCTGTTAGTGCTCGTAACATTatgctattaaaaaagaaacaagcccGCTGTCAAGGAGTAGTCTGTGCCATGAAA GAAGCCTTTGGATTTATTGAGAGAGGTGATGTCGTGAAGGAGATATTCTTTCATTATAGTGAATTTAAAGGTGACCTAGAAACCTTACAGCCTGGTGATGATGTGGAGTTTACAATCAAAGACAGAAAT GGTAAAGAAGTTGCAACAGATGTTAGACTGCTGCCTCAAGGAACTGTCATTTTTGAAGATATAAGCATTGAACATTTTGAAGGAACTGTAACCAAAGTAATTCCAAAAGTACCCAGCAAAAACCAG AGTGATCCATTACCCGGCCGCATCAAAGTGGACTTTGTGATTCCTAAAGAGCTTCCCTTTGGAGACAAGGACACAAAATCCAAGGTGACCTTGCTGGAGAGTGACCACGTTCGGTTCAACATTTCCACGGACAGGCGTGACAAACTGGAACGAGCCACCAACATTGAGGTTCTCCCCAACACTTTCCAGTTTACTAATGAAACCAGAGAAATG GGTGTGATTGCAGCAATGAGGGATGGATTTGGCTTCATTAAGTGTGTGGACAGGGATGCTCGGATGTTCTTCCACTTCAGTGAGATCATGGATGGAAATCAGCTCCATATTTCTGATGAAGTAGAGTTCACCGTCGTTCCT gatATGTTGTCTGCCCAAAGGAACCATGCCATAAGGATTAAAAAGCTTCCCAAGGGCACAGTTTCCTTCCACACCCAGTCAGAACATCGCTTTGTGGGCACTATAGACAAAGAAGCCACTCCAGCCAAAGCCACTAGCCCAAATAAAGGCAAAGAGAAG GAAGCTGAGGATGGAATAATTGTGTATGATGACTGTGGAGTAAAACTGACCATTCCTTACCAGGCCAAGGATGTGGAAGGCTCTACTAATCCCCAGATAGGAGATAAG GTTGagttctgtgtgtgtgaagtGAAGAGAACCGGGCTGCAGACCGCTGTTTCTGTCAGGATGCTGGGACGCAACTACAGCTCCAAGAGGCTCTTGGGTTATGTGGCAGCCCTGAAAGATAACTTTGGGTTTATTGAAACAGCCAATCATGATAAGGAGATCTTCTTCCACTACAG TGAATATTGTGGTGATATTGATAGCCTGGAACTTGGAGACACTGTGGAATACAGCTTGTCAAAAGGCAAAGGAAACAAAGTTAGTGCAGAGAAAGTAAACAAAACACATGCAG TGAATGGTATCACTGAAGAAGCTGATCCAACTGTTTACTCTGGTAAAGTAATTCGTCCCTTGAGGAGTGTAGATCCCACACAGACAGAGTACCAGGGCATGATTGAAGTCATGGAGGATG GTGAGATGAAAGGAGAGGTCTATCCCTTTGGAATTGTTGGCATGGCAAACAAAGGTGACTGTCTGCAGAAGGGGGAGACAGTGAAGTtccagctgtgtgtgctgggccAGAACGGGCAGACGATGGCTGTGAACATCACCCCGTTCCGCAGGGCCACCGTGGAGTGTGTCAAGGACCAG TTTGGTTTCATTAACTATGAAGTTGGTGACAGCAAAAAGCTCTTCTTCCATGTCAAAGAAGTCCAGGATGGTGtggagctccaggctggggatgaagtGGAGTTCTCTGTAATCCTGAACCAGCGCACAGGAAAATGCAGTGCCTGTAACGTGTGGCGTGTCTG CGAAGGCGCCAAGGCCGTGGCCGCTCCGCGCCCCGACAGACTCGTGAACCGTCTAAAGAGCATCAACCTGGACGATGCCAACGCCCCCCGGCTCACGGTGCTCCGCCAGCCCCGGGGCCCCGACAACTCAAAG GGATTTGGTGCAGAGAGAAAGATCCGCCAGGCTGGTGTTATAGACTGA
- the CSDE1 gene encoding cold shock domain-containing protein E1 isoform X1: MSFDPNLLHNNGHNGYPNGTSAALRETGVIEKLLTSYGFIQCSERQARLFFHCSQYNGNLQELKVGDDVEFEVSSDRRTGKPIAIKLVKIKPEILPEERINGQVVCAVPHNLESKSPAAPGQSPTGSVCYERNGEVFYLTYTPEDVEGNVQLETGDKINFIIDTNKHTGAVSARNIMLLKKKQARCQGVVCAMKEAFGFIERGDVVKEIFFHYSEFKGDLETLQPGDDVEFTIKDRNGKEVATDVRLLPQGTVIFEDISIEHFEGTVTKVIPKVPSKNQSDPLPGRIKVDFVIPKELPFGDKDTKSKVTLLESDHVRFNISTDRRDKLERATNIEVLPNTFQFTNETREMGVIAAMRDGFGFIKCVDRDARMFFHFSEIMDGNQLHISDEVEFTVVPDMLSAQRNHAIRIKKLPKGTVSFHTQSEHRFVGTIDKEATPAKATSPNKGKEKEAEDGIIVYDDCGVKLTIPYQAKDVEGSTNPQIGDKVEFCVCEVKRTGLQTAVSVRMLGRNYSSKRLLGYVAALKDNFGFIETANHDKEIFFHYSEYCGDIDSLELGDTVEYSLSKGKGNKVSAEKVNKTHAVNGITEEADPTVYSGKVIRPLRSVDPTQTEYQGMIEVMEDGEMKGEVYPFGIVGMANKGDCLQKGETVKFQLCVLGQNGQTMAVNITPFRRATVECVKDQFGFINYEVGDSKKLFFHVKEVQDGVELQAGDEVEFSVILNQRTGKCSACNVWRVCEGAKAVAAPRPDRLVNRLKSINLDDANAPRLTVLRQPRGPDNSKGFGAERKIRQAGVID; this comes from the exons ATGAGCTTTGATCCAAACCTGCTCCACAACAATGGACACAACGGGTACCCCAACGGTACTTCGGCAGCGCTGCGCGAGACCGGCGTCATCGAGAAGCTGCTGACCTCGTACGGCTTCATCCAGTGCTCGGAGCGGCAGGCCCGGCTCTTCTTCCACTGCTCCCAGTACAATGGCAACCTGCAGGAGCTCAAAGTAGGAG ATGATGTGGAGTTTGAAGTGTCTTCTGATCGCCGAACTGGAAAACCCATTGCTATTAAATTGGTGAAGATAAAGCCAGAAATATTACCTGAAGAACGAATAAATGGACAA GTTGTGTGTGCTGTTCCTCACAATTTAGAGAGTAAATCTCCAGCTGCCCCGGGTCAAAGTCCAACAGGGAGTGTTTGCTACGAACGTAATGGG GAAGTATTTTACCTGACTTACACCCCAGAGGATGTTGAAGGAAATGTACAGCTGGAAACAGGAGATAAAATAAACTTTATAATTGATACAAATAAACA TACTGGTGCTGTTAGTGCTCGTAACATTatgctattaaaaaagaaacaagcccGCTGTCAAGGAGTAGTCTGTGCCATGAAA GAAGCCTTTGGATTTATTGAGAGAGGTGATGTCGTGAAGGAGATATTCTTTCATTATAGTGAATTTAAAGGTGACCTAGAAACCTTACAGCCTGGTGATGATGTGGAGTTTACAATCAAAGACAGAAAT GGTAAAGAAGTTGCAACAGATGTTAGACTGCTGCCTCAAGGAACTGTCATTTTTGAAGATATAAGCATTGAACATTTTGAAGGAACTGTAACCAAAGTAATTCCAAAAGTACCCAGCAAAAACCAG AGTGATCCATTACCCGGCCGCATCAAAGTGGACTTTGTGATTCCTAAAGAGCTTCCCTTTGGAGACAAGGACACAAAATCCAAGGTGACCTTGCTGGAGAGTGACCACGTTCGGTTCAACATTTCCACGGACAGGCGTGACAAACTGGAACGAGCCACCAACATTGAGGTTCTCCCCAACACTTTCCAGTTTACTAATGAAACCAGAGAAATG GGTGTGATTGCAGCAATGAGGGATGGATTTGGCTTCATTAAGTGTGTGGACAGGGATGCTCGGATGTTCTTCCACTTCAGTGAGATCATGGATGGAAATCAGCTCCATATTTCTGATGAAGTAGAGTTCACCGTCGTTCCT gatATGTTGTCTGCCCAAAGGAACCATGCCATAAGGATTAAAAAGCTTCCCAAGGGCACAGTTTCCTTCCACACCCAGTCAGAACATCGCTTTGTGGGCACTATAGACAAAGAAGCCACTCCAGCCAAAGCCACTAGCCCAAATAAAGGCAAAGAGAAG GAAGCTGAGGATGGAATAATTGTGTATGATGACTGTGGAGTAAAACTGACCATTCCTTACCAGGCCAAGGATGTGGAAGGCTCTACTAATCCCCAGATAGGAGATAAG GTTGagttctgtgtgtgtgaagtGAAGAGAACCGGGCTGCAGACCGCTGTTTCTGTCAGGATGCTGGGACGCAACTACAGCTCCAAGAGGCTCTTGGGTTATGTGGCAGCCCTGAAAGATAACTTTGGGTTTATTGAAACAGCCAATCATGATAAGGAGATCTTCTTCCACTACAG TGAATATTGTGGTGATATTGATAGCCTGGAACTTGGAGACACTGTGGAATACAGCTTGTCAAAAGGCAAAGGAAACAAAGTTAGTGCAGAGAAAGTAAACAAAACACATGCAG TGAATGGTATCACTGAAGAAGCTGATCCAACTGTTTACTCTGGTAAAGTAATTCGTCCCTTGAGGAGTGTAGATCCCACACAGACAGAGTACCAGGGCATGATTGAAGTCATGGAGGATG GTGAGATGAAAGGAGAGGTCTATCCCTTTGGAATTGTTGGCATGGCAAACAAAGGTGACTGTCTGCAGAAGGGGGAGACAGTGAAGTtccagctgtgtgtgctgggccAGAACGGGCAGACGATGGCTGTGAACATCACCCCGTTCCGCAGGGCCACCGTGGAGTGTGTCAAGGACCAG TTTGGTTTCATTAACTATGAAGTTGGTGACAGCAAAAAGCTCTTCTTCCATGTCAAAGAAGTCCAGGATGGTGtggagctccaggctggggatgaagtGGAGTTCTCTGTAATCCTGAACCAGCGCACAGGAAAATGCAGTGCCTGTAACGTGTGGCGTGTCTG CGAAGGCGCCAAGGCCGTGGCCGCTCCGCGCCCCGACAGACTCGTGAACCGTCTAAAGAGCATCAACCTGGACGATGCCAACGCCCCCCGGCTCACGGTGCTCCGCCAGCCCCGGGGCCCCGACAACTCAAAG GGATTTGGTGCAGAGAGAAAGATCCGCCAGGCTGGTGTTATAGACTGA
- the SIKE1 gene encoding suppressor of IKBKE 1 isoform X4: MSCTIDKILTDARTLLERLKEHDTAAESLIDQSAVLHRRVAAMREAGAGCADQGPGPAAERPDPSRLRPHVVLAQENTQIRDLQQENRELWVSLEEHQDALELIMSKYRKQMLQLLEGRKREEAEPVLKAHQANSGEIESQIDRICEMGEVMRKAVQVDDEQFFKVQEKLAQLELENKELRELLSISKESFEVGREDLPDCEA; the protein is encoded by the exons ATGAGCTGCACCATCGATAAGATCCTGACGGACGCGCGGACGCTGCTGGAGCGGCTGAAGGAGCACGACACGGCTGCCGAGTCGCTCATCGACCAGTCGGCCGTGCTGCACCGGCGCGTGGCCGCCATGCGGGAGGCGGGCGCGGGCTGCGCCGACCAG GGCCCGGGCCCCGCGGCGGAGCGACCCGACCCGTCCCGGCTGCGGCCGCACGTGGTGCTGGCGCAGGAGAACACGCAGATCCGCGacctgcagcaggaaaacaggg agctgtgggtctCACTGGAGGAGCACCAGGACGCGCTAGAACTCATCATGAGCAAGTACAGGAAGCAGATGTTACAGCTGCTGGAAGGGAGAAAACGTGAAGAGGCAGAACCGGTCTTGAAAGCCCATCAGGCTAATTCTGGG GAAATTGAAAGTCAAATAGACAGAATATGTGAGATGGGAGAGGTGATGAGAAAAGCTGTTCAAGTGGATGATGAGCAGTTCTTTAAAGTTCAGGAGAAACTGGCTCAGTTGGAG CTTGAAAACAAAGAGCTGCGTGAACTGCTGTCAATCAGCAAAGAGTCCTTCGAGGTGGGGAGAGAAGATCTGCCAGACTGTGAAGCTTAG
- the SIKE1 gene encoding suppressor of IKBKE 1 isoform X1 has protein sequence MSCTIDKILTDARTLLERLKEHDTAAESLIDQSAVLHRRVAAMREAGAGCADQVRACGPALASRRGPGGAAGPTPVSPRQGPGPAAERPDPSRLRPHVVLAQENTQIRDLQQENRELWVSLEEHQDALELIMSKYRKQMLQLLEGRKREEAEPVLKAHQANSGEIESQIDRICEMGEVMRKAVQVDDEQFFKVQEKLAQLELENKELRELLSISKESFEVGREDLPDCEA, from the exons ATGAGCTGCACCATCGATAAGATCCTGACGGACGCGCGGACGCTGCTGGAGCGGCTGAAGGAGCACGACACGGCTGCCGAGTCGCTCATCGACCAGTCGGCCGTGCTGCACCGGCGCGTGGCCGCCATGCGGGAGGCGGGCGCGGGCTGCGCCGACCAGGTGAGGGCTTGCGGGCCGGCCCTCGCGTCTCGGCGGGGCCCGGGTGGGGCGGCCGGACCGACTCCCGTGTCTCCTCGGCAGGGCCCGGGCCCCGCGGCGGAGCGACCCGACCCGTCCCGGCTGCGGCCGCACGTGGTGCTGGCGCAGGAGAACACGCAGATCCGCGacctgcagcaggaaaacaggg agctgtgggtctCACTGGAGGAGCACCAGGACGCGCTAGAACTCATCATGAGCAAGTACAGGAAGCAGATGTTACAGCTGCTGGAAGGGAGAAAACGTGAAGAGGCAGAACCGGTCTTGAAAGCCCATCAGGCTAATTCTGGG GAAATTGAAAGTCAAATAGACAGAATATGTGAGATGGGAGAGGTGATGAGAAAAGCTGTTCAAGTGGATGATGAGCAGTTCTTTAAAGTTCAGGAGAAACTGGCTCAGTTGGAG CTTGAAAACAAAGAGCTGCGTGAACTGCTGTCAATCAGCAAAGAGTCCTTCGAGGTGGGGAGAGAAGATCTGCCAGACTGTGAAGCTTAG
- the SIKE1 gene encoding suppressor of IKBKE 1 isoform X3 codes for MSCTIDKILTDARTLLERLKEHDTAAESLIDQSAVLHRRVAAMREAGAGCADQVRACGPALASRRGPGGAAGPTPVSPRQGPGPAAERPDPSRLRPHVVLAQENTQIRDLQQENRELWVSLEEHQDALELIMSKYRKQMLQLLEGRKREEAEPVLKAHQANSGEIESQIDRICEMGEVMRKAVQVDDEQFFKVQEKLAQLEQKC; via the exons ATGAGCTGCACCATCGATAAGATCCTGACGGACGCGCGGACGCTGCTGGAGCGGCTGAAGGAGCACGACACGGCTGCCGAGTCGCTCATCGACCAGTCGGCCGTGCTGCACCGGCGCGTGGCCGCCATGCGGGAGGCGGGCGCGGGCTGCGCCGACCAGGTGAGGGCTTGCGGGCCGGCCCTCGCGTCTCGGCGGGGCCCGGGTGGGGCGGCCGGACCGACTCCCGTGTCTCCTCGGCAGGGCCCGGGCCCCGCGGCGGAGCGACCCGACCCGTCCCGGCTGCGGCCGCACGTGGTGCTGGCGCAGGAGAACACGCAGATCCGCGacctgcagcaggaaaacaggg agctgtgggtctCACTGGAGGAGCACCAGGACGCGCTAGAACTCATCATGAGCAAGTACAGGAAGCAGATGTTACAGCTGCTGGAAGGGAGAAAACGTGAAGAGGCAGAACCGGTCTTGAAAGCCCATCAGGCTAATTCTGGG GAAATTGAAAGTCAAATAGACAGAATATGTGAGATGGGAGAGGTGATGAGAAAAGCTGTTCAAGTGGATGATGAGCAGTTCTTTAAAGTTCAGGAGAAACTGGCTCAGTTGGAG CAAAAATGTTGA
- the SIKE1 gene encoding suppressor of IKBKE 1 isoform X2 produces MSCTIDKILTDARTLLERLKEHDTAAESLIDQSAVLHRRVAAMREAGAGCADQGPGPAAERPDPSRLRPHVVLAQENTQIRDLQQENRELWVSLEEHQDALELIMSKYRKQMLQLLEGRKREEAEPVLKAHQANSGSTQVVTAVPQDTEARPLHSPGGGFFFEPGGDFTGLILMYLILYSRKSKMSKLLPFLFSSCNKGEESPPKRL; encoded by the exons ATGAGCTGCACCATCGATAAGATCCTGACGGACGCGCGGACGCTGCTGGAGCGGCTGAAGGAGCACGACACGGCTGCCGAGTCGCTCATCGACCAGTCGGCCGTGCTGCACCGGCGCGTGGCCGCCATGCGGGAGGCGGGCGCGGGCTGCGCCGACCAG GGCCCGGGCCCCGCGGCGGAGCGACCCGACCCGTCCCGGCTGCGGCCGCACGTGGTGCTGGCGCAGGAGAACACGCAGATCCGCGacctgcagcaggaaaacaggg agctgtgggtctCACTGGAGGAGCACCAGGACGCGCTAGAACTCATCATGAGCAAGTACAGGAAGCAGATGTTACAGCTGCTGGAAGGGAGAAAACGTGAAGAGGCAGAACCGGTCTTGAAAGCCCATCAGGCTAATTCTGGG AGCACACAGGTTGTAACAGCTGTCCCACAGGACACTGAGGCACGACCCCTTCACAGCCCAGGTGGAGGATTTTTCTTTGAACCAGGTGGTGACTTCACTGGGTTAATCTTAATGTACCTGATCCTCTATAGTCGTAAATCAAAGATGTCCAAGTTGTTACCATTCTTGTTCAGTAGCTGTaacaaaggagaagaaagccCTCCTAAACGTCTGTGA